In Mytilus edulis chromosome 8, xbMytEdul2.2, whole genome shotgun sequence, the genomic window TCCTGTAAGTATACCATAGAACCATAAACATTGCTGAGAaatgttacataaattatttgaaataaattcacAAACACAAGATACACATacgtttttaattaaaaaaaatcagttgacatATATATGCCAGGTGGTTTAAAAAAACTTGTGGAGCTTAGAATATAAAAAGCTGCGAACGACCTAAGTTTTTCAGCAACAGCGAGTATAAGTTTATCAACACTTATGTTGTGAGTTCGAGTCCCAATCATAGCAGATGCGTTCGATTCCGAGCTCAATTGACAGAGATTGTTAGTTTGCTAGTCCTCAAAAGGCACACATGCTTCATACACCATACAAAAATGAACACTACGGACCGAAGTGTCGAAGGATACATTAAGCAACAACAATCAACCAATTTAATATTAAGATTGGTTAACctgttaatttaaattaaatgaatattGCTTCAAATCGATGTCAATTGCTGTTAGTGACATCTCATCGTTGATTTTGTAGCAAACAGAACCAAGTGGTTTCCGTGTGATACAATACCAATCTCCTATTTATTTTGCGAATAGTGACATGTTTGTTAAAGCTGTAGCTAAGGCATCAGGTGTCGATCCTGAAAAACTTAGAAAAATGAAGAAGAAActtgaaaaacagaaaaaagaatctGCAGAAGTAAGtcactgtattaatttttttttaattcaatatgcTTACTAGAATAGATTATTGACAtcttaccgacttttgactcaaATTACACcgattatatttttaattttacctaCTTTGGTTGCTTTTACTTGACCGATACTTGGATGTAAAACCGCGGGAAAGGTAACctgttgaaaaattatataatccgGAGTACACAATCGGTAATATGCTAATAGGATTAAAATGCGTTGGAAAAGGGGTGTTGTTGAAGTCACAATTGTTAGAagattttttaatgaatttctcGATATGAATCAACTGCTTCAGTGTTGATTATTTGTATATATGACggtgtttaatatttttaatatttttttctgactgCTTAAATATTTTTAGGCGATAACAAAGaataaaataagatttaaaatccATGACATTATACTGGGTAGATGATAAATAAAATCTGCACCAGAGAGGCAATCAGTTATCATAGTCTAAAAGAAATACATTGCACGATTCAGTTTTATGATAAAACTCCAATAAAACAAATCGACTATCCTAGAAGTACTTTATTCGATTTCCAAATCATATAGAATAGAGACAAAAAAACCGGGAaggtgtcaaagaaacaacaccCACTCAAAGGTCAGAAAAAACCCATAGGTTACCAATATGTCTTCAACGCAGCTAGAAAATGTCTAAGTTGATGACGACTGCAGCTTGCtccttaaaattaacaaactAGTTTAGTGTATCTCACTCATCAAATATCATCCACTAAGTGGCGAATACTTTGCTTAAGTGATGATTCAGTTTTGGCTATTATGTGCCATACCACCATATGCAATTAAATATCTCAAATTCTGGGCGGTTTATGGCTTTTTACCAAAGCTTCTTATTTAATTCAGTTTGATCTTTCATGTTTCAGAATGAAGAACAGTTAACTAATGTTACTTCAGATGAAAAGGAAAAAGTCATACTAAATGTTGACACGAGTGCATTTACCGATGTCACAACTATTGTTCTTGACTTCTCCACTATAAATTTTGTTGACTTGGTTGGAGTAAAAGCATTACGTCGTGTAAGTTTTTTATGGTGATAGTGAAGTTCTGTGAAATTTAAATCTAATTTAACATAACGTTGGAAGATAGAAAACATAGTAACATCTGCTATACAGAATAACGACAACACTTTGGATAATTCCATGCGTCGGAAGcactttttttttagatttacctCCACCCGGAAAGCTCAAACCCGAAGATGTACAAGACCGAAACAGTTGAAAAGACAAAACATATCTATAAAATTAGCCAAATCCACATAAGGCCAACTTTACCTGCTGAATTTGAGGCTTTAGATTCCGTTTAATATCAATTTCTTTAGACGGACAATTTTAGAACGGATAAGAATCCTGGAGTTAGTTTGGTTGATAACCAGTATATGTTTGCATGTATTTTCTTATCATATATAACCAACGACAGGCTAAATCAACAAGGATATATCTGTCGTGGTCTTTGTCGAACTTTTGCCGATTTACTCTACCTAAATACATTTCTTTATCTCAccttgttataaataaaaattaatatgtgTTAATATGTATGCCAATGAAGCAGGATAGCAACACTCGAAAAAAAAACCTCGCATGTTGCATTTCCTTTTATGTCATACACTGCAGTCGATTCCATTATTAAttcaaatgataaatgaaaaggTTCCTTTTTTTGAGCACACAAACAGTGTTAGAAAAAAGACcttcaaaaataccaaactcgAAGGTATTTTCAAAAAGGtccttaaaaaacaaaaaaaatataatcaaactaAACGAGTGAAAAACAGATCAGCTTTTACAATAAATCGagaaaaacttttttatttttcatttgcagGTGTACAATGAATATGAAAAGGTGAACATCCGTGTGTTAGTGGCTGCACCTAACAGTAAGTATGTTTCTATCCGTGTGTTAGTGGCTGCACCTAACAGTAAGTATGTTTCTATCCGTGTGTCAGTGGCTGCACCTAACAGTAAGTATGTTTCTATCCGTGTGTTAGTGGCTGCACCTAACAGTAAGTATGTTTCTATCCGTGTGTTAGTGGCTGCACCTAACAGTAAGTATGTTTCTATCCGTGTGTTAGTGGCTGCACCTAACAGAAAGTATGTTGTTATCCGTGTGTTAGTTGCTGCACCTAACAGTAAATATTTTCTATCCGTGTGTTAGTGGCTGCACCTAACAGTAAGTATGTTTCTCTACCCGGTTATCATAGTGCTcttgaatttgaaatttgttgatagtaaagaaaataaattgtcaaaaagtgatattcaaaaatttacaaaatactaaacaaTAATAGAGACCTAGAAACAGGAGTCACACATATCCGAGGGTGGTACCATCTTTTATTGAATGTTATTCAGATCGTGCTGCACTATCGGCACCCATTGTGTTGATCGTGACAAGTAAAAACAAGGTAGTAAGTGTCAttcgttttttttacatttgaagaaAAGAAGACAGGATTGTGGGTACGACAATTTGCACATATGCATGGTTACTTGTTACTTATAtcccataactgtcaaccaagtCATTATAGCATTCGTTATTTTTTCGAAAGGAATGACGATCATTCTGAAGGGTCTGGTTCAATAACTTCTTAtgtaaattagcatacttaatcaattaaaaaagtaTAGGCTTCTAAAGTTCTGGAAACCCATATCAACTGAGAGATAGATATTTCATATACAGCCACAGCTTGAATTTGATAGACACTAAATAAAAGATAATAAGACAGCTACAAAATCATATGTATAGGCGTAAAGTATAGTTATtcatcgaccctcattgtcaattaaCTTTCTATAAAAAGAGGCGAAATATATGAGGGACAATCAATAAGTAACCCAAGATATGAAGCACTCTcaactgtacatgtacatttgtacaaggatagataatatttataaaggtagatgttaataatttatagtgggagtttttttttctcatttgcttttaCCCGACACATGAGACTGTAAAAATCGGGGCCCCCCGTAGTTGCTTCCATGGacaactgagggttgatgtaacaggtgattattaataaaatatgtttcatatttaaaaagaaaaaaaagcactCTCAACTGTATTAGCGGTTTCCGTTTTCTCAAGTATGATGGGATATAGGCGATGGAAACTTGGAATTATTTAATGAATGGAATTCGTCTGTACATCGGAGCGTGAAGTTTACGGATGGTGGCAATTCTTTTCACTCTTAGGGAGCGGTTCAGAGGGGTACAGTGTTCCTtataattgtcgtttgttttaataaaatgttcaaaataagtCACACAATCAGaaagacaaactttttttttgatttttgtaaGCAAGTACAAAACacacattgtaaataaaaattctCATCCTATATTTATCttatattggtattttttttagaaaaagtattGTCCATACTAAAAGCTGCAGAATTCTTCGAAGAATATAAGGACAGTATATACATTGATGTCTCAAGTGCCTTAGGCAACCACTCAAATTCTGACGTGTAAGATTGTATGCTTCACTTATCGCATATATCTTCATTATCTAGtgtatttcaaaatcaaaattgtaGAAATATGTAACGCATTAAATGTAGTAGAAttggttttaattttgttttgttttctcttttaaacCCAATTGcaagaaaacttttaaaatgatGCATACGCCTTTTATATTATAGCCGAGGAGCCGACTCAAagaaagaatataaaatactTCATGATTGGgctttagataatttattttcatattttaatagaGAGGGGGGAAAACAAAgctgacatttaaaaaaaaaaagtatttatatattcCATGGACTAACTTGGTTCTCTGCATATCGAAGACTGTAAGTTATATATAAACAGAGAATCGAAAAATTTTAATCAgcatacaacaaaaacaaacgccaacaatTGAtgtcatacattttataaaaattaaagactattctatttagtatatttataacaatagtttcaaatattttatcaatttgataaaTTGCCTGCAACTCTGTAGAATGCaaatgttataacttgtatttgcATAAAATGAGCGGTCTTCTTTCTGTTTATTGATACATGTAACAATCTGGTTATAAAGTTCTCTTCTTTGATGCTTGACTCTCCAACATATACTCCATCACTAATTTCCCAACATATTATCATTCTAGTCCACCCATGCacacatattttatttctaagtAATCTTCCAACCCATATTTTCCTCCTTCGCGTCCCAATCCTGATTCCTTCCAACCACCGAAGATAGCTTCTGGCATTGCAGGTAATCCTTCATTTACACCAACAATACCAAACTCAAGTTTCTCAGCTATCCGCCACATCTGACTTATATTTTCTGTAAACACATATcctagaatgaaaaaaaaacaacaaataaaagcaacagtagtataccggtattcaaaagtcataaaacgattgagagaaaacagatCCAGGAAACAAACTAAACCCGAGGGAAACAGATCAATTTTCAAAGGAAAACAAAGGACAAACAGGAAAACTgaagtacaacaaaaacaaacgccaacatacatagacacGAACCAATTGATAACAACTGCATtatacctgacttggtaaaggataTTTAAAGGTTGCACCTAGTTTCattgctagccaaacctcccgcttatatgaacatttttaaaattagcgcttaaatgacaacactacgcaacagaaacacaacacaaaCACATATATTACACTTAATAATGGGGTATTTACACAAGTTTTTAACTTATGTAATACGTAAGCTCCAAAAACTAATAAATGAACAATGGAATGTTTTACACacttattttcttatataaaaacaaatcaaataaactcatcataaataccaggactaaattttgtataaaagccgaaacgcgtttcgtctacaaaagactcatccgtgacgctcgaaccccaaaaagttaaaaaggctaaaaaAAGTACGACAGGTTGTACTGATCAAGCAGATTCAATTTCAAGCTCCTAAATgtcttaattttttattttcgCGCTCAAAACATTTAGAGTGCACAATAAACTAGTTATGATATTgttttttcataattatattaGTATATTCATCAATTAAAGTATTGCACTAATAGATGTTGAAATATGAACTTCTGCTAGACTGCATGTCTGGATGTTTTAATTTAATAAGTCATTCAGTTAAAATTAGATAATAATAACAATGAACCAAATACTTTTCATCTTAAATTCCTCTATATTCATTACTAGTATTTGTCCACTTGTAAGAAGAACACTGTGAGAAACACActatatttcaaaatgaagtgaacAATATATGTAACACGAGAATAGACTTCTGGTAACTTACATAAATTATTTACCAATTTCCATCATATTCTGAATCAATAATTTTTAATTATGGGTGTATAAAATAAACCCAACGTTTTGGTCATGAAAGAGGACGTCATTTGTTAACATTCGAATTTTTAATTATCCAAAAGTATGTTAGCTGAATTTACCCGCTAGGCCTGATGATGTGTTGTTTGCCAAATATATCGCCTCTTCTTCTGTTTTAAATCTGAAATAATCCATTTAACTAGCTTATCTatttaaaattatagaaaaggtCATCAATATATTAATCAACTCATGTTCaaattgttcataaaaaaatttaaaacaccacgttattaattttatacatttatatatctatattatttCTTTTGTCAAAAGTTGTATCATTGATGCTTAATGTGTTAATTCAATTCCTAATGCAAACTGCTTATTCTTGTAACATCAACATGGAACATGAATCGATGTTAGTTAGAGAATTCATACCTCTATTATTCAAATCAGATTACAAGGTGTACTTAACTATGTTAAACCAAGTTAAACTTGTCTATATCAGTATACAATGTACCTTATGACAGCAGCCAGTGGGCCGAACTGTTCCTCGTTATAACATCTCATATCAGTTGTAACATCCCGGATTAGTGTAGGTTCATAGAAGTTACCCTCTTTCCTTTGTCCGCCTAATAATATAATGGCACCATTTGATTTTGCATCTTGAACCAAATGATCAATCtgaaattaacatattttttattgcATGTAGCAGAATGAAAATTAAACCGTATTTACTGAATACATAGGTTTTGTCAAATGTATGTAGGGAATTCATGTAAATGATGTATTATTTTCTATTGAATTGACAATAGTTTCTGTCAGCGTCACATGTAGGcttcaaatgtttttgttttataacagCTATAACTATGTGTACATATAGTACGTCTCTGTTTGCTATACAAATCTGGATGTTTATCAGATTTTAATGAATTCCATCCGAATTATTTGAATTCCTTATACATTATTTGTTGACATATCTATCCTTACAAGAACTTGCTGTGCCATATGTTGCCTAGATGTAtgtggcgtccattatcactgtactagcatacatattttaggggccagctgaaggacacctacgggtgcgggaattctcgctacattgaagacccattggtggccttcggctgttgtctgctctatggtcgggttgttgtcgctttgacacattccccatttcctttctcaattttatctgtgTGTTTATCAATAAGATTGTCAGGGAATTGTTACAGTAAAATTGTTAGATTTGTTGCTCCTTTTGAAAATCCTCGCTATGACGTAGAGATAAGGAACAATTGTATGTGTAAGGATATTATGTCGTGAATTATTATATCGCACACGTATCTCTTTTTCTCTCATTTACAAGACTCTGTCATGCTTATTGAAGGCTATATATAATTTTATCCCTACTTGAGATGtattatctttttttgtttttggcaaTGAGTTCATATAATTGTCGAGATAATTAGCTTATGTTTACTACAGTAACCTACCATTATCTAAACGACTGGACgtttatcaattattggtatgcAGTTCATCCAAATTATTTGCCTAATTTACTTCTTTTTTTGTACTTTGATAAAGTTATCCAACAAATAGTTAATAGGTCCCTTGGTCgttcatgttttatattatcattgtatatgctcttcaacttcgtactcaaTTTGGCcttttttcgagcgtcactgatgagtcttttggagacgaaatgcgcgtctggcgtatatactaaatttagtcctggtatctatgatgagtttatttaccaatGAAATTGTCAAGCAAATTAAGACAGCGTATATGTAGGGCCGTGCAATAGAATAGAATAACCAGGGGAATGAAAGATGTTTTACTGATGCATACACTGCATGTACGCATATCTCTTTTCTTGTTGAATTGGTGTCAACTATCTGactttgttttattcaaattttaaacagAATTCAGAAACCTTGAATAAGCCATATCATAATAAAAAcgttaaacaaataaacaaaataaaatgcagGTTGTAGTATTTATTTAAGTGTCTTTTTACCTTTTCAACTGCTCTTGCGTTTATAAGAGGTCCTTGTGTAGATTTTGGATTAAAGCCATCCCCTATATGTAATTCTTGTTTCATCCTTTTAGCTAAAGCATCTAGGAATGTCTCGTAAATGGAATCTTGTACCATAATTCGATTTGCACATATGCACGCCTAAAATGAACTTTTCAATAAAAGTCTGAAGATATTTCACATGTTCactaataaaacaaacatttttttttaattttttttttcaatttaaattgaaaattaacttTGATAAACTTATACCATGTTCATAACAAGTAATAAAACATTGAAGTACGCTATAAAATGCACTGTTCGAGGTTATCAGTACTCAAATAGAAATAACAATAAAACCATGAAAGTTAATTGCAAATTTTGTCATACATTAATACTAGGGTTGCCtcaaaagctcatcataataaacAGACTAAAGTCCATCATCAtagaattttgaatgttgaatatgCTATGTCTTCTTGATATAAGGTTAGAAATGTATTGGGTGAAGTTTATCAACAGgctgagaatattttttttgtgagatctttttcaatgttgtcaattctaaaaattaaaataaatattataaaattttgtCAGTGCTGATCACGAACTTAAGTAAATGCAttcaattctgattttttttaataaatcgtAACTTTTTTTCCTCTAATTGAATGATGATGCAAATAATAGGACTTACCTGACCGGTATTTCTGAATTTACTCCCCATAACTCCGGTTACAGCTTTGTCAATATCTGCTGTTTCAAAAACTATAAACGGTGCATTACCGCCGTTCTCTAATGAAACCTTCTTTACAGTAGAAGCTGATTGTTCAAGTAAAATCTACAAGATTAGATAATAATCTTAAAACCTTTTTCAGCACATCCTTTGTACAATTTTGCTGTaatctttaaattgtttttaataaagGATATTCATTTTTCAAAGTGTATTTAAAAGCGTTTATCAGATAAAATGCCAGTTAATAATAttattcaaatatcaaatatataaaaaaggcaAGGTCAAGATTGCATATGACACCCTTTGAATTATATTATATGCCCATCATTAAACAAATACTACTAAACTaccacaaaatataaacaaaatggcaaAGGAATATGGTTCAAAACACGGTCATGccttaaaagaaaattatattaaaCTTGTCAATGGTTAACGTACATGATACATCGTCATAAATTGAAGCAACTATATGCAACATATACAATTGTCGTGGTCATGTAATATATGTCATTGAGAAATAGTCTGAGGTGAAAGTTCATGCCAAATAGTATTGCACATATCATCTTGGACCGATGACCGTTCAAtaacatattaaatatatatgtaaaagatttacTTAATATATGCGAACAAGTCATACCCACTAGTTTTTGAAACAAAGTTTTCAGTTTATGAACCAACGAGGAAATTAGCAATACGATACGGAtcaatctaaataaaaatattgaagtcTGTCTGATTGTACGAACATAAATACGATTTTCCTACATTTTGTACACACCTTCGAATTCCTTCGACAGTCGAAAATGACGTCTAACCGAAAGTAGGTCTTATGTATTATATCTTATTTACCTTTCCTACTGGAGTTGATCCTGTAAACGATATCTGTTTAATGGTAGGACTTTTACACAGAGTTTTACCAACTTCCGCTGAGTTATCTCTGCTACATGTAATAACATTCAACACCCCAGGCGGCAATCCTGCTTTCTCTGCCAACTAATATTCAAATACATgttcaaaatagaaatatatatttttattacacaAGAAATAAATAAGTACTAAGGTTATTTATAATTTAGTGAAAATATATCTTTTCTTATTTGTAACAGATCTGAATTTTTCTGAACGATtgctcctattttttt contains:
- the LOC139484770 gene encoding glutarate-semialdehyde dehydrogenase-like → MRIRLLLGKGLNLYQTSIVPFYSTKFTKTRLDQTLRSYHRLLYEKAYVNGQWVEASSGKTFDVFNPSTQEKIGCVPDMNAGDTERAIQCAAETLEVWKETTAKERSNILRRWVDLCNENKEDLAKILTLEMGKPLQESIGELNYGIGFLEWFSEEARRVYGDIIPSPAKSKKMLVLKQPIGVTGMITPWNFPHAMITRKAGPAIAAGCTVVLKPAEDTPYSALALCELAEKAGLPPGVLNVITCSRDNSAEVGKTLCKSPTIKQISFTGSTPVGKILLEQSASTVKKVSLENGGNAPFIVFETADIDKAVTGVMGSKFRNTGQACICANRIMVQDSIYETFLDALAKRMKQELHIGDGFNPKSTQGPLINARAVEKIDHLVQDAKSNGAIILLGGQRKEGNFYEPTLIRDVTTDMRCYNEEQFGPLAAVIRFKTEEEAIYLANNTSSGLAGYVFTENISQMWRIAEKLEFGIVGVNEGLPAMPEAIFGGWKESGLGREGGKYGLEDYLEIKYVCMGGLE